A part of Bacillus rossius redtenbacheri isolate Brsri chromosome 1, Brsri_v3, whole genome shotgun sequence genomic DNA contains:
- the LOC134527787 gene encoding uncharacterized protein LOC134527787 isoform X4, giving the protein MLSLFRSSTPTRKNGDPSNVGATGSDGSILLDMDTCQINVIESAYTEPSAANDSLASQEVSRYLLPSSTPTRKNGDPSNVGATGSDGSILLDMDTCQINVIESAYTEPSAANDSLASQEVSRYLLPSSTPTRKNGDPSNVAATGSDGSILLDMDTCQINVIESAYTEPSAANDPSLTHEVPLSPLPELLIESRHEVGDKDSNLNNIEGRRICDIRHVITKARQLEKHNLECKARIKGYFTYTGEKRIGLRSVLHFKCTSCDARTSIDTDPSDTVNTAATWGTVMSGKGHAVIEQLFSLMEIPPASSSTFMKEEREIGKVSACKKGNAKNRLQVVS; this is encoded by the exons ATGCTATCACTTTTCAGAAGTTCTACACCCACAAGAAAGAATGGAGACCCAAGTAACGTAGGCGCAACAGGATCTGATGGATCGATATTGTTGGATATGGACACTTGTCAAATAAACGTTATTGAAAGTGCATATACCGAGCCTAGTGCAGCAAACGATTCTTTAGCGAGTCAGGAAGTTTCTCGTTATTTGCTGCC AAGTTCTACACCCACAAGAAAGAATGGAGACCCAAGTAACGTAGGCGCAACAGGATCTGATGGATCGATATTGTTGGATATGGACACTTGTCAAATAAACGTTATTGAAAGTGCATATACCGAGCCTAGTGCAGCAAACGATTCTTTAGCGAGTCAGGAAGTTTCTCGTTATTTGCTGCC AAGTTCTACACCCACAAGAAAGAATGGAGACCCAAGTAACGTAGCCGCAACAGGATCTGATGGATCGATATTGTTGGATATGGACACTTGTCAAATAAACGTTATTGAAAGTGCATATACCGAGCCTAGTGCAGCAAACGATCCTTCGCTTACACATGAAGTTCCTCTTTCACCACTGCC AGAACTGTTGATTGAATCACGACATGAAGTGGGGGACAAGGACAGCAACTTGAATAACATTGAAGGAAGGAGAATTTGCGACATACGTCATGTCATTACTAAAGCCAGACAGTTGGAGAAGCACAATTTGGAATGCAAAGCTCGCATTAAAGGATATTTTACTTATACAGGGGAAAAACGCATCGGCTTGAGAAGTGTGTTACATTTCAAGTGTACTTCCTGTGATGCCAGGACATCTATTGATACTGATCCCAGTGACACAGTAAACACTGCAGCAACATGGGGTACAGTAATGAGTGGAAAAGGACATGCAGTAATAGAACAATTATTTTCTCTGATGGAGATTCCACCAGCAAGCAGCTCAACGTTCATGAAAGAAGAACGGGAAATCGGAAAAGTAAGTGCATGTAAAAAAGGTAATGCTAAGAATAGATTACAAGTTGTATCTTGA
- the LOC134527787 gene encoding uncharacterized protein LOC134527787 isoform X1, translating into MLSLFRSSTPTRKNGDPSNVGATGSDGSILLDMDTCQINVIESAYTEPSAANDSLASQEVSRYLLPSSTPTRKNGDPSNVGATGSDGSILLDMDTCQINVIESAYTEPSAANDSLASQEVSRYLLPSSTPTRKNGDPSNVAATGSDGSILLDMDTCQINVIESAYTEPSAANDPSLTHEVPLSPLPELLIESRHEVGDKDSNLNNIEGRRICDIRHVITKARQLEKHNLECKARIKGYFTYTGEKRIGLRSVLHFKCTSCDARTSIDTDPSDTVNTAATWGTVMSGKGHAVIEQLFSLMEIPPASSSTFMKEEREIGKVWFESLTEAMEQAAKEEHLHALEEGHVDDDGIPYITVIVDGGWSHRSYGHSYNAKSGVAIIIGKKTGKMLFLGIRNKYCSICSFE; encoded by the exons ATGCTATCACTTTTCAGAAGTTCTACACCCACAAGAAAGAATGGAGACCCAAGTAACGTAGGCGCAACAGGATCTGATGGATCGATATTGTTGGATATGGACACTTGTCAAATAAACGTTATTGAAAGTGCATATACCGAGCCTAGTGCAGCAAACGATTCTTTAGCGAGTCAGGAAGTTTCTCGTTATTTGCTGCC AAGTTCTACACCCACAAGAAAGAATGGAGACCCAAGTAACGTAGGCGCAACAGGATCTGATGGATCGATATTGTTGGATATGGACACTTGTCAAATAAACGTTATTGAAAGTGCATATACCGAGCCTAGTGCAGCAAACGATTCTTTAGCGAGTCAGGAAGTTTCTCGTTATTTGCTGCC AAGTTCTACACCCACAAGAAAGAATGGAGACCCAAGTAACGTAGCCGCAACAGGATCTGATGGATCGATATTGTTGGATATGGACACTTGTCAAATAAACGTTATTGAAAGTGCATATACCGAGCCTAGTGCAGCAAACGATCCTTCGCTTACACATGAAGTTCCTCTTTCACCACTGCC AGAACTGTTGATTGAATCACGACATGAAGTGGGGGACAAGGACAGCAACTTGAATAACATTGAAGGAAGGAGAATTTGCGACATACGTCATGTCATTACTAAAGCCAGACAGTTGGAGAAGCACAATTTGGAATGCAAAGCTCGCATTAAAGGATATTTTACTTATACAGGGGAAAAACGCATCGGCTTGAGAAGTGTGTTACATTTCAAGTGTACTTCCTGTGATGCCAGGACATCTATTGATACTGATCCCAGTGACACAGTAAACACTGCAGCAACATGGGGTACAGTAATGAGTGGAAAAGGACATGCAGTAATAGAACAATTATTTTCTCTGATGGAGATTCCACCAGCAAGCAGCTCAACGTTCATGAAAGAAGAACGGGAAATCGGAAAA gTATGGTTCGAATCGTTGACAGAGGCTATGGAACAAGCTGCAAAAGAAGAGCATCTACATGCCTTAGAAGAAGGTCACGTTGACGACGATGGCATACCTTACATAACTGTTATAGTAGATGGAGGATGGAGCCATCGTTCGTACGGTCACAGCTACAATGCTAAGTCAGGCGTAGCTATAATTATAGGTAAAAAAACAGGTAAAATGTTATTTCTAGGAATTCGGAACAAATATTGCAGTATCTGCTCTTTTGAGTGA
- the LOC134527787 gene encoding uncharacterized protein LOC134527787 isoform X2 — translation MRLSSTPTRKNGDPSNVGATGSDGSILLDMDTCQINVIESAYTEPSAANDSLASQEVSRYLLPSSTPTRKNGDPSNVGATGSDGSILLDMDTCQINVIESAYTEPSAANDSLASQEVSRYLLPSSTPTRKNGDPSNVAATGSDGSILLDMDTCQINVIESAYTEPSAANDPSLTHEVPLSPLPELLIESRHEVGDKDSNLNNIEGRRICDIRHVITKARQLEKHNLECKARIKGYFTYTGEKRIGLRSVLHFKCTSCDARTSIDTDPSDTVNTAATWGTVMSGKGHAVIEQLFSLMEIPPASSSTFMKEEREIGKVWFESLTEAMEQAAKEEHLHALEEGHVDDDGIPYITVIVDGGWSHRSYGHSYNAKSGVAIIIGKKTGKMLFLGIRNKYCSICSFE, via the exons ATGCGCCT AAGTTCTACACCCACAAGAAAGAATGGAGACCCAAGTAACGTAGGCGCAACAGGATCTGATGGATCGATATTGTTGGATATGGACACTTGTCAAATAAACGTTATTGAAAGTGCATATACCGAGCCTAGTGCAGCAAACGATTCTTTAGCGAGTCAGGAAGTTTCTCGTTATTTGCTGCC AAGTTCTACACCCACAAGAAAGAATGGAGACCCAAGTAACGTAGGCGCAACAGGATCTGATGGATCGATATTGTTGGATATGGACACTTGTCAAATAAACGTTATTGAAAGTGCATATACCGAGCCTAGTGCAGCAAACGATTCTTTAGCGAGTCAGGAAGTTTCTCGTTATTTGCTGCC AAGTTCTACACCCACAAGAAAGAATGGAGACCCAAGTAACGTAGCCGCAACAGGATCTGATGGATCGATATTGTTGGATATGGACACTTGTCAAATAAACGTTATTGAAAGTGCATATACCGAGCCTAGTGCAGCAAACGATCCTTCGCTTACACATGAAGTTCCTCTTTCACCACTGCC AGAACTGTTGATTGAATCACGACATGAAGTGGGGGACAAGGACAGCAACTTGAATAACATTGAAGGAAGGAGAATTTGCGACATACGTCATGTCATTACTAAAGCCAGACAGTTGGAGAAGCACAATTTGGAATGCAAAGCTCGCATTAAAGGATATTTTACTTATACAGGGGAAAAACGCATCGGCTTGAGAAGTGTGTTACATTTCAAGTGTACTTCCTGTGATGCCAGGACATCTATTGATACTGATCCCAGTGACACAGTAAACACTGCAGCAACATGGGGTACAGTAATGAGTGGAAAAGGACATGCAGTAATAGAACAATTATTTTCTCTGATGGAGATTCCACCAGCAAGCAGCTCAACGTTCATGAAAGAAGAACGGGAAATCGGAAAA gTATGGTTCGAATCGTTGACAGAGGCTATGGAACAAGCTGCAAAAGAAGAGCATCTACATGCCTTAGAAGAAGGTCACGTTGACGACGATGGCATACCTTACATAACTGTTATAGTAGATGGAGGATGGAGCCATCGTTCGTACGGTCACAGCTACAATGCTAAGTCAGGCGTAGCTATAATTATAGGTAAAAAAACAGGTAAAATGTTATTTCTAGGAATTCGGAACAAATATTGCAGTATCTGCTCTTTTGAGTGA
- the LOC134527787 gene encoding uncharacterized protein LOC134527787 isoform X3, with the protein MVGLYNSSLRKYMLSFFRSSTPTRKNGDPSNVGATGSDGSILLDMDTCQINVIESAYTEPSAANDSLASQEVSRYLLPSSTPTRKNGDPSNVAATGSDGSILLDMDTCQINVIESAYTEPSAANDPSLTHEVPLSPLPELLIESRHEVGDKDSNLNNIEGRRICDIRHVITKARQLEKHNLECKARIKGYFTYTGEKRIGLRSVLHFKCTSCDARTSIDTDPSDTVNTAATWGTVMSGKGHAVIEQLFSLMEIPPASSSTFMKEEREIGKVWFESLTEAMEQAAKEEHLHALEEGHVDDDGIPYITVIVDGGWSHRSYGHSYNAKSGVAIIIGKKTGKMLFLGIRNKYCSICSFE; encoded by the exons ATGGTGGGTTTATATAATTCATCTTTACGCAAATACATGCTATCATTTTTCAGAAGTTCTACACCCACAAGAAAGAATGGAGACCCAAGTAACGTAGGCGCAACAGGATCTGATGGATCGATATTGTTGGATATGGACACTTGTCAAATAAACGTTATTGAAAGTGCATATACCGAGCCTAGTGCAGCAAACGATTCTTTAGCGAGTCAGGAAGTTTCTCGTTATTTGCTGCC AAGTTCTACACCCACAAGAAAGAATGGAGACCCAAGTAACGTAGCCGCAACAGGATCTGATGGATCGATATTGTTGGATATGGACACTTGTCAAATAAACGTTATTGAAAGTGCATATACCGAGCCTAGTGCAGCAAACGATCCTTCGCTTACACATGAAGTTCCTCTTTCACCACTGCC AGAACTGTTGATTGAATCACGACATGAAGTGGGGGACAAGGACAGCAACTTGAATAACATTGAAGGAAGGAGAATTTGCGACATACGTCATGTCATTACTAAAGCCAGACAGTTGGAGAAGCACAATTTGGAATGCAAAGCTCGCATTAAAGGATATTTTACTTATACAGGGGAAAAACGCATCGGCTTGAGAAGTGTGTTACATTTCAAGTGTACTTCCTGTGATGCCAGGACATCTATTGATACTGATCCCAGTGACACAGTAAACACTGCAGCAACATGGGGTACAGTAATGAGTGGAAAAGGACATGCAGTAATAGAACAATTATTTTCTCTGATGGAGATTCCACCAGCAAGCAGCTCAACGTTCATGAAAGAAGAACGGGAAATCGGAAAA gTATGGTTCGAATCGTTGACAGAGGCTATGGAACAAGCTGCAAAAGAAGAGCATCTACATGCCTTAGAAGAAGGTCACGTTGACGACGATGGCATACCTTACATAACTGTTATAGTAGATGGAGGATGGAGCCATCGTTCGTACGGTCACAGCTACAATGCTAAGTCAGGCGTAGCTATAATTATAGGTAAAAAAACAGGTAAAATGTTATTTCTAGGAATTCGGAACAAATATTGCAGTATCTGCTCTTTTGAGTGA